The Deltaproteobacteria bacterium genome includes the window CTGACAGCATAGTCCAAAAGGAGCTGAGAGGACTCTTCTTCGGGCCGGCGGACTTCATACAACAGATGCAAAGAACGCATCTGGGTATCTAAATCCGATGATTACAGGCCCCTGAGAGGTCCGGCGGACAGGTCCGCCGGAAACCCTCCCAAAACGGCTCCTGAATGCAGTTACGGCGGGAAGCATCAACGCCGATACCCCAATAATCCAAAAAACAACCCCAACATCACCGGAAAGCAACACCAAAATCCCCGGGCCGGGGAAAATAGCGGCACACATACCCATCTTCCAACCCCTGTCTCTGACACAGGGGGGATCTTGGGATCTGGGGTCATGAAAGCAGGGTCTAGGATCTTGGGTCTAGGAAACTTCGACACTTCGACCTGTCACATCGTGGTTCAAGGAACAAAGGCGGAAGCCTTGGCGAAAGCGGATACTTCCCTACGCCCATTCGCCGATGTGCACCGCGTCTGCTTTTCCCCATTGAACTTTGAACATTGAACGTTGAACGTTCTTTATCTCCATAGTCTGCTCTTCCCCATCGCCTGTCCTTTCCTAAGATCCTGGTGTCAGAGCAAAACCTCCCAACAACCTTGCGGTACTCCTGATCCGACATGGCGAACAAAATTCTGTTCGGACTCTGGACTGACTTTATCCCTCTGGACTCTGGACTGACTTTACCTCTCTGGACTCTGGACTGTCCATATACGAGGCTCCAAGGAGCGATCTGAGTGTCGGGGTGAACAGAAATGCGAGCCAACCGATAATTACGGCAAACCACAGGGTCATGATGCGGATGATGATCGCGGAGGCAACGGCAACGCTTTTACCCATTCCGAAGATAATGCCAAGACCCACCAGTGATCCCTCCGTAGCGCCCAATCCCCCTAAAAACAGGGTCAAGGCACCGCCCAGGATTGACGCCGAGTAGATGAAAACGCCCTCGAGGATTGAGATGTGGAATCCCAGGCCATCGGCCACCAGGTAGTAGCCGATCCCTTCCAGGAACCAGGCGGCCAGGCTGAGGATCATGGACCCTGTGAAGATGCCGGGGGCCATCAGGTCCCAGCCGTAATCGTAGAACTCGTGGAGATTCTCCGTAATGCCCTTCAGGTGCTTGAATCGGCCCAGCCACTCGATTATTGCCCGTACGAATTTTCTGTTTCTTACAACCAGAATAAACACGACAACGAAAATCACGGCCATCCCGGTCCAGAACGGGTTCAGGGATCCCAGGAACAGGCCTGAAAGGGCCAGAAGGAGTATGGCAAGGACGTCGGTAAACCTCTCCATCAGGAGGACCGCCGTGGATACGGTATAAGGCACACGGTGCCTGGCTTTGAGAATGAACGCCTTGATGAACTCACCTGCCTTCGCGGGGGTCACGGTGAAGGCGAAAGCCGATACAAAGACCAGGGCGTTGGGGCCCAGAGGAATCCGATGCTTCATGCTCGACAGGTACCAATGCCACTTGAGGAACCTGAGGGCGTAATTGCCCAAGGCCAGAAGACCCACCGCCAAAAGGATGTGGAGAGGGAAGTTTTCAAGGGCCCGGACAAGCCCGTGAAAATCAGCAAACAACGAGAGCAGGGCAAAGACGGCGGCGGCGCCGACTACAGTCCAGATAAGGAGGGTCTTCCCCTTCCATCTTCTCCTGGGCTCAGCGATAGGTGCCAAAGAGCCTGCCCCACTTGCCGTCGTTGAACTTCCGGATAATACTCTTGCCTACAAGGGGATACCAGACATAGTCGTGGTAGATGTTCGAAGCCATTGGCGCCCAGAAGACCAGGGGCGAATGGAGAAGTATCTTTTCCAAGGGCTGCAGTGCCCCCTTACGTATCAGCTGGTCCCCCCAGATAACGAAGCTTCTCTTGACCGTGAAACCGAAATTCACCCCTTCGATATCTTCTCCCTCGACCTCGATCTCGCCTGGATCGGCGGTCCCAAGTCCCCTCTCGTGGGCCATTCTCAGATAAGGGATGGTCATGGGGTCGAACCCCATCATCGCCGCGGCCACCGAATCAATGGCCACACTGTCGGAACTTGCGAGAATGTAATCCTTCTCAACGGGTATCATGGTTCTTGGGCCGGCGCCGTTGCCGCACACGGTTCCGTCCATGACGGCAAAGATGCCGGGGTGAAGCTCCTTCTGCATGGTAAGGAGGTCCACCAGGACCTCGTGGATGTACTTATGGGCGTAGTGCCTCACGGTTTTCAGAAGCCCTCCAAAGGAGTTCTTGACGGCGCCGGTGGTGGTGCTGTGACCATGGGTCTTTACGGTGGGAAGATGGATGATGTTCTTTCCCAGGAACATTTCGGGGATCTCGATGCCCTCAGGGAAGATCTTGTCAAGTTTGAGCAGCGGCTCTCTGAATTCGTGCTTTACCCACTTGACCTCGGTAAGGGGGGTAAACTTCAGCCCATTGGATTCGAGGACGGACATCCATCTGTTGTTCCGTGCTCCCTTGATGGGGTCGGTCACAACAGTCCTGTTCTCAACGGGGATAATCATGTCCAACGGATACCCGTCGTCCAGCATGGTCTTGACCACCCCGTGAACCTGCCATGGCTGGGAGGAACAGGCGGGGAAATACTTGGTCCACGAGAGGTTCAGTTTCAGCATCGTGGGGATTTCCCCGCTTATGACCTCACGGTATCCCGCCTGCCGCATGAGTTTCCCATAATCGTCGACAACCGTCTCCGGCGTTGTTTTCAGGACAACGACCCTGGATTTCGACATGCTTTCCGACCTCCAACAGCTTAATACTTAACATCAATATAATTGTGTAAGTACCTATAGTGCATAGGTACTATTCCCTTCATTCCTGATAAATCAAGCCTTCGCACGAGATCGCTTCACATGGTGACGGTTCGCGATGACAGGCCTTGTGCTTATCCTTCACGTGTCCCCGCGTCCGCTTTTCCCCTCTGGACACTGGACTCTGGACTTGTTTTACCCTACAGCCCATTGCCTATTGCCTATAGCCCGCAGCCTGCCTTTATCCCGCAAAATAGATTATCGCAACCGCCGTCATGCCCCAGAGGAGCACGGAGATCAACAGGGGCACGTCCAGCAGGAGGGATTTCGTGGGGCTTCCCCCGCTTTGACGGATATGCACCAGATAGAGATAGCGGAAGATTCCGTAAATGACAAACGGAAGAGTAAGTATCATGTAGCTTCCGCCGAAATGGGCGGCTCCCTCGGGCGAAAGGGTGTAAATGGCGTAGGAAACGATGGTGGCGGCCGTGACGATGGATATAAGCTGGTCAAGGAACGGGATGGAGTATTCCTTGAGGATATCCCTGTGACGAACGGCGTCATCGCCCATGAGAACAATCTCATGCCTCCTTTTCGCGAAACCGAGAAAGAGGGCGATAAGCAGGGTGCACAGGATCAGCCACGGCGAGATGACAACCCCGATGGCAACCGCGCCGGCCACCGCCCTGATAACGAAACCAAGGGCAATGGTGAATATGTCGAGAAGAACGATCTTCCTTAAAAACAGGTTATAGGCCAGTTGAAGGCCAAGGTAGGACAGCACCGAGATCGAAAAAGCAGTGCCGAGGGTAACGGTCAGGGCCAGGGCCCCGGCGAGGAGCGTGATTCCAAACGGCAGGGCCGTCCCCACGGAAACCTCACCTGAGGCAATGGGGCGATCCTTTTTGTCCGAGTGCATCCGGTCCTGTTCACGGTCGACAATGTCGTTAAAAACGTAGACGGCGCTGGAGGCGAGACAGAAGGCGGCCACTGCAACAGCAGCCCTGGAAACATAGGAGAAATCAAGGAGATGCCGGGCAAAGACAAGGGCCGCCAGTACGAATCCGTTTTTCAGCCACTGGTGGGGCCTCATGAGACGCCAGAGGGGCTTGATGCTCATTGGCTCCTCTCCATTACCCCTGCCAGGATGTCATGGAAAAGGGATTGGTATGAATCGAGAAGGGTCTGATCCCGGGCCTCGAACCTCATCACCAGGACCGGCTGGGTGTTGCTGGCCCGAACAAGGCCCCATCCCTCGTCGAAGACGACTCTGACGCCGTCAATATCCACGATCCTCCGAATGTGCGGCTTCTCGTTATCAACTTCATGCCGCGCCAATGCCTCGGCGACCTGGGAAGTGATCCGTCCTTTTTCCGCGTCGGGACACGGGATACGGATCTCCGGGGTGTTGAACACCTTGGGGACCCCATCGAGAAGGTGGGAAAATGATGTTATTCTCCCCGCGGCGAGGGATTTTGCATAGACCTCCGCCAGCCTCACAGCGGCATAAAGCGCGTCGTCGTATCCGTAATACCTGTCCGCAAAAAAGAGATGGCCGCTCATCTCACCGGCCAGTACGGCCCCGGTTTCCTTCATCTTTGCCTTGATGAGCGAATGGCCTGTTTTCCACATCAGGGTTCTGCCTCCCGCTTTCTCAACCTCGTCGTAAAGAACCTGGGATGCCTTGACCTCCGAGATGACGAGGGGATGTTCATCCCCTCCCCTGCCGGCCGCGGCGTCGATCATATCCCTGGCGAGGATCAGAAGGAGCATATCCCCCCAGATGACGTCTCCCTTCTCATCCAGCAAGCCGATGCGGTCGGCATCGCCGTCCAGGGCGATGCCGACGTCCGCTCCGGTCCCGTTTATGGCCCCTCTGAGGGCATCCAAGGCCTCGGGGAGGGTCGGGTCGGGGTGGTGGTTGGGGAATCGTCCGTCAGGCTCGCTGAACATCTCTACGATCTCGAAGCCCAGTCTCCTCATTATCTCCGGGAGGACGGGGCCCGCGGTACCGTTCCCTGAATCGATGACGATCTTCACCGGTCTTCTTACTTTCGCGAGGACATCGGGAAGGTCCGCAAACCTCCCGACGATCTCCTCCACGTACAGGGAGATAATATCCACGGGCTCAATCTCCGGGAGGCTCCCGGAGGCCTCAAAGGGTGGGGCTGACTGCGCCATCCGCCCCAGCAGGGTCATCTCCCCGGAGTGGATCGTATCCCTTCCGATCCCGAGTTTAAAACCGTTATCCCCGGGTGGGTTGTGGCTCGCCGTTATCATGGCAAACGCGTCCGGGTCAAGTTTAAAGGCCGAATAGTAGGTCAGAGGGGATGGGCAGAGGCCCAGGTCCATTATCCTGCATCCTGCCCGATGGAGGCCTGCCGTAAAGGCTGCCTTGATGGCCGGGGAATGGAGACGGGCGTCCATTCCCACCGAAACCAGTGGTGATGAAGCCCCAACCCGCTTCAGGGTCATGCGCCCGAAAGCCCACCCGATACAGAAGGCAATGCCGTCCGTGATCTCGGTTCCATAGGCCCCGCGGATATCGTAGGTCCTGAAGATATGCCGTGGAAAATCCGCGCTAGTCATGGACTCTTCCATAGATATCTTCGAACCTGATGATGTCATCCTCGCTGATGACCTTTCCATACTGCACCTCGATGATATCCAGGGGTTCCTGGCCGACATTCTCGAGGCGATGGTGGGTTAACGGGGGAATGAAGGTTTCCTCGTCGGCCTCCTTGACTGCTGTCTCCTCGCCCACTGTAACCAGGGCCTTGCCGGCAACGACGACCCAGTGTTCGCTTCGGTGCCGATGCATCTGAAGGCTCAGTTTCTGTCCCGGGTCGACGGTGATCCTCTTAACGAGGTATCCCCTCCCCTTCTCCAGGACTTTATAGGACCCCCACGGTTTTTGAACCGTGGGATGCATGAGATGCTCAGTCCTCCCCTCCTCATCCAGCCGCCCGACCACCTTTCTCACGTCCTGCGACTTTCCCCTGGGACAGACGAGAATCGCGTCCTCGGCATCCACGACAATGATATCCTTCATCCCCGTAACGGCCAACATCCTGCCGCTTCCCACCAGGAGGCTGCCTGATGTATCGAACGCCAGGACATCTCCCCTGGTAAGGTTCCCGTCGGCGTCCTTGCTTCCGATCTCGTAGAGGGAATCCCAGCTTCCCACATCGCTCCAACCGGCTGAAAGGGGGACCACCACGGCCTTTCGGGTTTTCTCCATGATCCCATGGTCTATGGAGATGGCCTCTATTTCACCGTAGGCGCGTTCAAGGCCGGAGAGGGTCTCCAGGTCCACCTCTTCCAGGGCTCTCATCATTTCCGGCAGGTATCGCCTGGCCTCATCGATAATGGTGGAGGCCCTGAAACAGAACATACCGCTGTTCCAGAGGTAACCGCCCTTTTCCAGAAAACTCTCCGCCTTCTCAATTGATGGTTTTTCCTCAAATTTTTCAACGAGGAAGTAGCCATCCCGCTTTTCACCTGCCCTGATATAGCCGTAGCCGGTTTCAGGCCGATGGGGGGTGATCCCGAAGGTAGCCAGGCATCCTGCGGCTGCGGCCCGCACGGAGGTATCCAGCGCCAGTTCGAACGCCGCGGAGTCCTGGACAATATGGTCGGCCGGGGCGGCAATGATGACCGCGTCCGGGTCTTTTCGTTGAATCAGCATGGCCCCCAGAAGAACGGCGGGCGCCGTGTTGCGTCCCGACGGCTCACCGACGATGAAGCATCGGTCGGCGCCGGGAGCGAGGTAATCCGATATCTGCCTTTTTACCTCGGGACGGAGCCCCTCGGAGGTTACAATAACCATCCTGTCCGGGGTCACTCTCGACCCAAGGCGCCTGACGGTATCCTGCAGGAGGGATAATTCACCGTCATCGGCGAGGTTGAGAAGCTGCTTCGGGGAATACTGCCTGCTCAAAGGCCAGAGGCGTGTTCCGGAGCCACCCGCGAGTATGACTGCGAAAAGATCGCTCATCAGGTCTCTCTCCCATGTTCGCGGTACCATTTGACGGTTCGGGCGAGCCCATCCTCCAGGGATATCGTGGCCGAAAAACCGAACGCTTCGGCCCTGGAGGTATCAAGGCGCCTCCTGGGCTGACCGTCCGGCCGGGCCGGGTTCCACCTTATGGATCCCTTAAAGCCGGTGAGTCCGGCAATGAGGCCTACCAGGTCCCTTATGCTGATCTCCCTGCCGGATCCCAGGTTAACCGGCCTGGAACCGTCGTAATCACGGGTGGCCAGAACGATCCCCCTGGCGCAGTCCTCGACGTAAAGAAACTCCCGGGTGGCGTTTCCCGATCCCCAGACCTCGAGAATATCCCTTCCCTCGTCCACGGCTTCGACGCACTTCCTGATAAGGGCCGGGATAACATGGGAATCCTCCAGGTCGAAGTTGTCGTTGGGTCCATAGAGGTTCACGGGGAGGAGATATATCGCGTTTAACCCATATTGGGCCCGGTATGCCTGCGCCTGGACGAGGAGAGCCCTTTTGGCTATACCGTAGGGAGCGTTGGTTTCCTCGGGATACCCATCCCATAGGGAATCCTCGCTAAACGGTACCGGGGTGTCGTTGGGGTAAGCGCACACCGTCCCCACCTGCACGAATTTCTCCACCCCCTCGCGCCGCGCCGCTTCCATGAGGTGGGCGCCCATAATGATGTTGTCGTAAAAGAGAACGCCCGGATTCCTCCTGTTGAATCCGATCCCCCCGACGCTGGCGGCGAGGTGGATAACGACTTCCTTCCCCTTTACGGCGGCGGCACAGTTCTCCTGTATCCTGAGGTCAACCTCCACGCTCCTGGGTACGTGTATCCTTGACGGGGAAACTCCTTCATCCCTTAGCGCCCGGGTGACGAAACCGCCCAGAAATCCGGCGCCGCCGGTGACGAGAATATTTTTTTCTTTCAGATCCATGGAAATCCCGTCTAAGGCCTCTTTATCCAATCGAAATTCTTCTTTGCCAGAATCGTTTTCCCCTCGCCGGGCGGAGTGAGGCCGATGG containing:
- a CDS encoding flippase-like domain-containing protein, translated to MAPIAEPRRRWKGKTLLIWTVVGAAAVFALLSLFADFHGLVRALENFPLHILLAVGLLALGNYALRFLKWHWYLSSMKHRIPLGPNALVFVSAFAFTVTPAKAGEFIKAFILKARHRVPYTVSTAVLLMERFTDVLAILLLALSGLFLGSLNPFWTGMAVIFVVVFILVVRNRKFVRAIIEWLGRFKHLKGITENLHEFYDYGWDLMAPGIFTGSMILSLAAWFLEGIGYYLVADGLGFHISILEGVFIYSASILGGALTLFLGGLGATEGSLVGLGIIFGMGKSVAVASAIIIRIMTLWFAVIIGWLAFLFTPTLRSLLGASYMDSPESREVKSVQSPEG
- a CDS encoding DUF362 domain-containing protein, with product MSKSRVVVLKTTPETVVDDYGKLMRQAGYREVISGEIPTMLKLNLSWTKYFPACSSQPWQVHGVVKTMLDDGYPLDMIIPVENRTVVTDPIKGARNNRWMSVLESNGLKFTPLTEVKWVKHEFREPLLKLDKIFPEGIEIPEMFLGKNIIHLPTVKTHGHSTTTGAVKNSFGGLLKTVRHYAHKYIHEVLVDLLTMQKELHPGIFAVMDGTVCGNGAGPRTMIPVEKDYILASSDSVAIDSVAAAMMGFDPMTIPYLRMAHERGLGTADPGEIEVEGEDIEGVNFGFTVKRSFVIWGDQLIRKGALQPLEKILLHSPLVFWAPMASNIYHDYVWYPLVGKSIIRKFNDGKWGRLFGTYR
- a CDS encoding decaprenyl-phosphate phosphoribosyltransferase encodes the protein MSIKPLWRLMRPHQWLKNGFVLAALVFARHLLDFSYVSRAAVAVAAFCLASSAVYVFNDIVDREQDRMHSDKKDRPIASGEVSVGTALPFGITLLAGALALTVTLGTAFSISVLSYLGLQLAYNLFLRKIVLLDIFTIALGFVIRAVAGAVAIGVVISPWLILCTLLIALFLGFAKRRHEIVLMGDDAVRHRDILKEYSIPFLDQLISIVTAATIVSYAIYTLSPEGAAHFGGSYMILTLPFVIYGIFRYLYLVHIRQSGGSPTKSLLLDVPLLISVLLWGMTAVAIIYFAG
- a CDS encoding phosphomannomutase/phosphoglucomutase, with the translated sequence MTSADFPRHIFRTYDIRGAYGTEITDGIAFCIGWAFGRMTLKRVGASSPLVSVGMDARLHSPAIKAAFTAGLHRAGCRIMDLGLCPSPLTYYSAFKLDPDAFAMITASHNPPGDNGFKLGIGRDTIHSGEMTLLGRMAQSAPPFEASGSLPEIEPVDIISLYVEEIVGRFADLPDVLAKVRRPVKIVIDSGNGTAGPVLPEIMRRLGFEIVEMFSEPDGRFPNHHPDPTLPEALDALRGAINGTGADVGIALDGDADRIGLLDEKGDVIWGDMLLLILARDMIDAAAGRGGDEHPLVISEVKASQVLYDEVEKAGGRTLMWKTGHSLIKAKMKETGAVLAGEMSGHLFFADRYYGYDDALYAAVRLAEVYAKSLAAGRITSFSHLLDGVPKVFNTPEIRIPCPDAEKGRITSQVAEALARHEVDNEKPHIRRIVDIDGVRVVFDEGWGLVRASNTQPVLVMRFEARDQTLLDSYQSLFHDILAGVMERSQ
- a CDS encoding mannose-1-phosphate guanylyltransferase/mannose-6-phosphate isomerase, encoding MSDLFAVILAGGSGTRLWPLSRQYSPKQLLNLADDGELSLLQDTVRRLGSRVTPDRMVIVTSEGLRPEVKRQISDYLAPGADRCFIVGEPSGRNTAPAVLLGAMLIQRKDPDAVIIAAPADHIVQDSAAFELALDTSVRAAAAGCLATFGITPHRPETGYGYIRAGEKRDGYFLVEKFEEKPSIEKAESFLEKGGYLWNSGMFCFRASTIIDEARRYLPEMMRALEEVDLETLSGLERAYGEIEAISIDHGIMEKTRKAVVVPLSAGWSDVGSWDSLYEIGSKDADGNLTRGDVLAFDTSGSLLVGSGRMLAVTGMKDIIVVDAEDAILVCPRGKSQDVRKVVGRLDEEGRTEHLMHPTVQKPWGSYKVLEKGRGYLVKRITVDPGQKLSLQMHRHRSEHWVVVAGKALVTVGEETAVKEADEETFIPPLTHHRLENVGQEPLDIIEVQYGKVISEDDIIRFEDIYGRVHD
- a CDS encoding GDP-L-fucose synthase; the encoded protein is MDLKEKNILVTGGAGFLGGFVTRALRDEGVSPSRIHVPRSVEVDLRIQENCAAAVKGKEVVIHLAASVGGIGFNRRNPGVLFYDNIIMGAHLMEAARREGVEKFVQVGTVCAYPNDTPVPFSEDSLWDGYPEETNAPYGIAKRALLVQAQAYRAQYGLNAIYLLPVNLYGPNDNFDLEDSHVIPALIRKCVEAVDEGRDILEVWGSGNATREFLYVEDCARGIVLATRDYDGSRPVNLGSGREISIRDLVGLIAGLTGFKGSIRWNPARPDGQPRRRLDTSRAEAFGFSATISLEDGLARTVKWYREHGRET